A single Pagrus major chromosome 19, Pma_NU_1.0 DNA region contains:
- the zic1 gene encoding zinc finger protein ZIC 1 gives MLLDAGPQYPTIGVTTFGSSRHHSTGEVTEREVALGINPFADGMGAFKINHSSHDIGSGQTAFSSQAPGYAAAALGHHHHPTHVGSYSTAAFNSTRDFLFRNRGFGDATGAQHSLFASGSFAGPHGHSDAAGHLLFPGLHEQAASHASSNVVNSQMRLGFSGDMYGRADQYGHVTSPRSDHYASTQLHGYGPMNMNMAAHHGAGAFFRYMRQPIKQELICKWVEPEQLTNPKKSCNKTFSTMHELVTHLTVEHVGGPEQTNHICFWEECAREGKPFKAKYKLVNHIRVHTGEKPFPCPFPGCGKVFARSENLKIHKRTHTGEKPFKCEFEGCDRRFANSSDRKKHMHVHTSDKPYLCKMCDKSYTHPSSLRKHMKVHESTNPGPQPSPAASSGYESSTPPTIVSPSTENQSSSSISPAASAVHHTTSHSTLSSNFNEWYV, from the exons ATGCTCTTGGACGCAGGACCGCAGTATCCCACCATAGGAGTCACTACTTTCGGCTCCTCACGGCATCACTCAACAGGCGaagtcacagagagagaagtggCGTTGGGGATAAATCCGTTCGCGGATGGGATGGGCGCCTTCAAAATAAACCACAGCTCCCACGACATTGGATCCGGACAAACGGCGTTTTCCTCCCAGGCGCCCGGCTACGCGGCAGCCGCCCTGggacaccaccaccacccgACCCACGTTGGCTCTTACTCCACGGCGGCTTTCAACTCCACCAGGGACTTTCTCTTCAGAAATCGGGGATTCGGGGACGCCACCGGCGCGCAGCACAGTTTGTTCGCCTCCGGAAGTTTCGCAGGGCCACATGGACACTCAGATGCAGCGGGGCACCTGCTCTTCCCGGGGCTCCACGAGCAAGCGGCGAGCCATGCGTCTTCCAACGTGGTCAACAGCCAGATGCGGCTGGGCTTCTCGGGGGACATGTACGGACGGGCCGACCAGTACGGCCACGTTACGAGCCCGCGGTCCGACCACTACGCTTCAACCCAGCTGCACGGCTACGGCCCCATGAACATGAATATGGCCGCACACCACGGAGCAGGGGCCTTCTTTCGATACATGCGGCAGCCGATCAAACAAGAGCTCATCTGCAAGTGGGTCGAGCCGGAGCAGCTGACGAATCCCAAAAAGTCGTGCAACAAAACTTTTAGCACGATGCACGAGCTGGTGACCCATCTGACGGTGGAGCATGTGGGGGGACCGGAGCAGACCAACCACATCTGCTTCTGGGAGGAGTGCGCCAGAGAAGGAAAGCCATTCAAAGCCAAATACAAACTTGTAAATCATATCAGAGTACACACCGGAGAAAAGCCCTTTCCGTGTCCGTTCCCGGGCTGTGGCAAAGTATTCGCCCGATCGGAAAATCTAAAAATTCACAAAAGGACTCACACCG gTGAGAAGCCGTTTAAGTGTGAGTTTGAAGGCTGCGACAGGCGGTTTGCAAACAGCAGCGACCGCAAGAAACACATGCACGTCCACACGTCGGACAAACCATATCTGTGCAAAATGTGCGACAAGTCCTACACACACCCCAGCTCCCTCCGAAAACACATGAAG GTCCACGAATCCACCAATCCGGGACCGCAGCCATCTCCGGCGGCCAGTTCAGGGTACGAGTCGTCCACACCTCCCACCATAGTATCACCGTCCACAGAGAACCAGAGCAGCAGCTCCATATCACCAGCAGCCTCAGCAGTACACCACACAACCAGCCACAGCACGCTGTCGTCAAATTTCAATGAATGGTACGTGTAA